A genome region from Actinomycetota bacterium includes the following:
- a CDS encoding uracil-DNA glycosylase → MNNLHKSVTNCKKCSELVKSRKQPVPGIGAPNAKIIIIGNYPTAQGAEKSGRPYSGDSSGEFIRRILNEVELSLEEDTYLTYLVKCVPRDGDILNLKPEYINNCIHYFNEEISITTPHIIVSLGLKVSNIILKHFFSVETEYEDINQIHMRVFENPSFKLVPFYSPHDVMVKKRVSEEKYTEDFRSLAKVLKIV, encoded by the coding sequence TTGAACAACTTACATAAGTCAGTTACCAATTGTAAGAAATGCAGCGAGCTTGTTAAAAGTAGAAAACAACCCGTTCCCGGCATCGGCGCCCCCAATGCCAAGATAATAATTATAGGTAATTATCCTACTGCCCAAGGCGCAGAAAAATCAGGAAGGCCCTACAGCGGTGACAGCTCGGGAGAATTTATTAGAAGGATCCTAAATGAAGTGGAACTATCCCTGGAAGAGGATACCTATCTTACCTACCTGGTTAAATGCGTACCCCGGGATGGAGACATCCTGAACCTTAAACCGGAATATATAAATAATTGTATCCATTATTTTAATGAGGAAATATCCATCACCACCCCCCATATCATCGTGTCTTTGGGGCTTAAGGTATCTAATATAATTCTGAAGCATTTCTTTTCGGTAGAGACGGAATATGAAGACATAAACCAGATACATATGAGGGTATTTGAAAATCCCTCTTTTAAGCTGGTCCCTTTTTACAGCCCCCATGATGTGATGGTAAAAAAGAGGGTAAGTGAAGAGAAGTATACTGAGGATTTCCGTTCCCTGGCCAAGGTACTAAAAATAGTTTAA
- a CDS encoding PTS sugar transporter subunit IIB: MPYKVRRILVSCGTGVVASSFIAQEVRNILDEIRQDAEIIECKAADIENLYQDVDIVISTTQLPPKISKPQVSGIPFITGNELDETKQKLIDLLRD, translated from the coding sequence TTGCCATATAAGGTAAGAAGGATTTTAGTTTCATGTGGAACAGGGGTAGTAGCCAGTTCTTTTATTGCCCAGGAAGTTAGGAATATACTGGATGAAATAAGGCAAGACGCAGAAATAATTGAATGCAAGGCTGCTGATATTGAAAACCTTTATCAGGATGTAGATATAGTTATATCTACTACCCAGCTGCCCCCCAAGATTTCCAAGCCCCAGGTTAGCGGGATACCTTTTATAACCGGAAACGAGCTGGATGAGACTAAACAAAAACTAATTGACCTGTTAAGGGACTGA
- a CDS encoding riboflavin synthase, with protein MFTGIIKQTGTISKITGQPSGSRINVFCPELVSSLAIGDSVAVNGCCLTVESKDRQGFEAYISYQTLKNTTLGKLRTNDMVNLEEALQASDRLGGHMVTGHIDAVSRILSLEPVEQAYRIKIELNRSLDPFIAPRGSVAVDGISLTVSEKKESWFAAAIVPHTFHNTNLNTRQASAEVNIEVDLIARYVANFLGSRNINSDQLLEEKLKKYGFM; from the coding sequence ATGTTTACCGGAATAATTAAACAAACAGGAACCATAAGCAAGATAACCGGGCAGCCTTCAGGATCCAGGATCAATGTCTTTTGTCCTGAGCTGGTTTCCAGTCTGGCCATTGGCGACTCAGTAGCAGTAAACGGCTGCTGCCTTACTGTTGAGAGCAAAGACAGGCAAGGCTTTGAGGCCTATATCTCCTACCAGACCCTTAAAAACACTACCCTGGGAAAATTAAGGACAAATGATATGGTAAACCTGGAAGAAGCCCTGCAGGCATCAGACCGCCTAGGGGGGCATATGGTCACCGGACATATAGATGCGGTATCCAGGATATTATCATTGGAGCCGGTAGAGCAGGCTTACCGGATAAAAATTGAACTTAACCGCAGTCTTGACCCCTTTATTGCCCCCAGGGGGTCGGTAGCGGTAGACGGAATAAGCCTTACCGTTTCAGAGAAAAAAGAGAGCTGGTTTGCAGCAGCAATTGTACCCCATACTTTCCATAATACCAATCTCAATACCAGGCAGGCTTCAGCAGAAGTAAATATTGAAGTAGACCTTATAGCCAGGTATGTGGCTAACTTTTTAGGCAGCCGTAATATTAATTCAGACCAATTACTGGAGGAGAAGTTAAAGAAATATGGATTCATGTAA
- the ribD gene encoding bifunctional diaminohydroxyphosphoribosylaminopyrimidine deaminase/5-amino-6-(5-phosphoribosylamino)uracil reductase RibD, with protein sequence METNNFTLQDKKYMELALRLAEKGRGKTRPNPMVGAVIVKNNELISTGYHRKAGLPHAEVEAVSAARQPLAGSTMYVTLEPCNIYGKTPPCTDLLIREGFFEVVIASPDPNPRVNNKGIEKLRAAGIKVKVGLLERQAARQNEEFFKNMKTGLPWVTLKAAASLDGRIAAASGDSKWITSEKSRLQVQKLRREAGCVLTGIGTVAADDPYLFPRSSLDKPIPAGGLDHFKRVILDPELKLKLDSNLVKTASAVNTIVITAVGATPKTRQLGQRGIEIAVMKTRQGKFDIPGVLALLYKQYGITSLLVEAGTGIATSFLRQGQIDKYLIFLAPLFLGGGHKFSLFGDLGIETVAQGPQLKFSSIRKIDRDILITAYPIKDVYRNN encoded by the coding sequence ATGGAAACAAATAATTTTACATTACAAGACAAAAAATATATGGAGCTGGCCTTGCGCCTGGCGGAAAAAGGCCGGGGTAAAACCAGGCCTAATCCTATGGTGGGAGCAGTAATAGTAAAGAATAATGAACTTATATCTACCGGTTACCACCGGAAGGCAGGGTTACCCCATGCAGAAGTAGAAGCAGTGTCCGCCGCCAGGCAGCCCCTGGCCGGGTCCACCATGTATGTAACTTTGGAGCCCTGTAATATTTACGGCAAAACGCCTCCCTGCACCGACCTTTTAATTAGGGAAGGATTTTTCGAGGTGGTAATTGCCTCCCCTGATCCTAATCCCAGGGTAAACAATAAAGGCATAGAAAAACTAAGGGCAGCCGGAATAAAGGTAAAGGTGGGATTGTTGGAACGTCAAGCAGCCAGGCAGAATGAAGAATTTTTTAAAAATATGAAAACCGGCCTTCCCTGGGTTACCCTTAAGGCAGCAGCCAGCCTGGACGGCAGGATAGCTGCTGCATCCGGGGATTCAAAATGGATAACCTCGGAAAAATCCCGGCTTCAAGTCCAAAAGTTAAGGAGGGAGGCAGGCTGTGTGCTTACCGGAATAGGAACCGTGGCTGCCGATGACCCTTATCTTTTCCCCAGAAGTTCTTTGGATAAACCAATACCGGCAGGCGGACTTGACCATTTCAAGCGGGTGATACTAGACCCTGAATTAAAATTGAAGCTGGATTCTAATCTGGTTAAAACCGCATCAGCGGTAAATACCATAGTAATTACTGCTGTCGGGGCCACTCCTAAAACAAGGCAGCTGGGCCAAAGGGGAATAGAAATAGCAGTGATGAAAACCCGCCAGGGAAAGTTTGACATACCAGGGGTATTAGCCCTGCTTTATAAGCAATATGGTATAACCTCCCTGCTGGTAGAAGCAGGAACAGGAATTGCCACCTCTTTTTTAAGGCAAGGCCAGATTGACAAGTACCTTATTTTCCTGGCCCCTTTGTTTCTAGGGGGAGGACATAAGTTTAGTTTATTTGGTGATCTGGGAATAGAAACAGTGGCCCAGGGACCGCAGCTAAAATTTAGCAGTATTAGAAAAATCGATAGAGATATATTAATAACCGCCTACCCTATAAAAGATGTTTACCGGAATAATTAA
- a CDS encoding metallophosphoesterase yields the protein MKILLVSDKVIDFLYSPVIADKMSDIDLIISCGDLPTSYLEYMVTVLNKPLYYVFGNHHKEKIWSENGLKSNMPQGCINLDNKIIDFKGLLLGGLEGSYRYSGGKHQYSEREMCLKTCRLKPRMYINKLLKHRYLDILVTHAPPLGIHDGKDLCHRGFKCFNDFIQKYKPKYLIHGHVHLYGVDNYWMTEVNNTTVINAYGYRVIEV from the coding sequence ATGAAAATTTTACTGGTAAGCGACAAAGTAATTGATTTCCTGTATAGTCCGGTCATTGCTGACAAGATGTCAGACATAGATTTGATAATTTCCTGCGGTGATTTGCCTACCTCTTATTTGGAATATATGGTTACCGTATTAAATAAGCCTCTCTATTATGTATTTGGAAATCACCATAAAGAAAAAATATGGTCTGAAAACGGCCTTAAGAGCAATATGCCCCAGGGATGTATTAACCTGGATAACAAAATAATTGATTTTAAGGGGCTGCTCCTGGGAGGGTTGGAAGGTTCTTACCGGTACAGCGGAGGAAAGCATCAGTATTCCGAAAGGGAAATGTGCCTTAAGACCTGCCGTTTAAAACCCAGGATGTATATAAATAAATTATTAAAACACCGGTACCTGGATATTCTGGTGACCCATGCCCCTCCTCTAGGAATACATGACGGAAAGGATCTTTGCCACCGGGGCTTTAAATGCTTTAATGATTTTATTCAGAAATACAAGCCGAAGTATTTAATCCATGGGCATGTACACCTTTACGGAGTAGACAACTACTGGATGACCGAGGTAAACAACACCACAGTGATAAATGCTTACGGGTACAGGGTAATTGAGGTTTAA
- a CDS encoding PEP-utilizing enzyme: MEVIKGIIACRGCVIGKTLVTETVHKREKTLLQTLSKEFYDLDIENVEKIEVLKKDLDQKKLKHGDIQAEIDRFRLAIKSSRQTLVEAKGKLKKNISEKFSEIIDFQILALKDTNIFDKVIQIIGDYRISAYLALSIVFNERIELLKRNKKEKFKNRIYDLIDLYNRLVGYLKPTAQENTSLAGKKGQAPLILITNNLFPTDLAEINFDRIKGIVSQKGSLESHTSILVKSIKIPYLIQAESQVNHIKNNQTAILDGYLGILILDPDPATLQKYQDYCFPASHLEIASQKIKSRLPVMANINSAREALEAKKMGAEGIGLFRTELSILNGDMGLTLEKQYQNYKTILSAYGKQPVTLRMLDLSGDKQALINLLYKQSFNREEIKPKINEILKIQLEAMLMASVCGNLSISLPMVSKPEDIINFKQILAEAQQKLIQKGIKFKSDIPLIAIIEAPASIFSLDYILANTHSISIGTNDLFSLSFAASRFNQTGTNEQNFLYQPTLKMLRFIIEEAKKYKKQVTVCGEAASHPYYIPLLIGMGISGLSVGLRNYFKVKDMLKLLDIKKCAQLARETAALETKPQIEKLIKSYLPESGFNQT; encoded by the coding sequence ATGGAAGTTATAAAAGGGATAATCGCTTGCCGGGGATGCGTCATAGGCAAAACCCTGGTAACCGAAACCGTACATAAAAGAGAAAAAACCTTGCTTCAGACCCTGTCTAAAGAATTCTACGACTTGGATATAGAAAATGTAGAAAAAATAGAAGTTTTAAAAAAAGACCTGGACCAAAAAAAACTTAAGCATGGGGATATTCAGGCAGAAATAGACCGTTTCCGCCTAGCCATTAAATCGTCCCGGCAGACCTTGGTGGAAGCTAAGGGCAAGCTAAAAAAGAATATAAGTGAAAAATTTTCTGAAATAATAGATTTTCAGATATTGGCCCTGAAAGATACCAACATATTTGATAAGGTTATCCAGATTATTGGTGACTACCGAATATCTGCATATTTGGCCCTGTCCATAGTATTTAACGAAAGAATTGAGCTGCTTAAAAGAAACAAAAAAGAAAAATTTAAAAACCGCATTTACGACCTGATAGATCTCTACAACCGGCTGGTGGGCTACCTTAAACCCACTGCCCAGGAAAATACCAGTCTTGCAGGTAAAAAAGGCCAGGCTCCCCTAATATTGATTACCAATAATCTTTTTCCTACAGATTTGGCAGAAATAAACTTTGACCGGATTAAAGGGATTGTGAGCCAAAAGGGGAGCCTGGAGTCACATACCTCTATTTTGGTAAAATCCATTAAAATCCCATACCTGATACAAGCAGAAAGCCAGGTCAACCATATTAAAAATAACCAGACCGCCATACTGGACGGCTATCTGGGTATACTAATATTAGATCCTGATCCTGCTACCCTGCAAAAATACCAGGATTATTGCTTTCCTGCCAGCCACCTGGAAATAGCCAGCCAGAAAATTAAGTCCCGGCTGCCGGTGATGGCCAATATAAATTCTGCCAGGGAAGCCCTGGAAGCCAAAAAAATGGGAGCAGAAGGTATAGGGCTGTTCAGGACCGAGCTGTCTATCCTTAATGGAGACATGGGCCTGACCCTGGAAAAACAATACCAGAACTACAAGACCATTCTATCTGCTTACGGCAAACAGCCTGTTACCTTAAGGATGCTGGACTTGAGCGGGGATAAGCAGGCATTAATAAATCTATTATATAAACAATCTTTTAATAGGGAAGAGATAAAGCCTAAAATAAATGAAATACTGAAGATACAGCTGGAGGCCATGCTTATGGCCAGTGTTTGCGGCAATCTGTCAATATCCCTGCCTATGGTATCTAAACCGGAAGATATTATTAATTTTAAGCAGATACTGGCCGAAGCCCAGCAAAAGCTAATCCAGAAAGGTATCAAATTTAAATCTGATATACCCTTAATAGCCATAATAGAGGCTCCGGCATCCATATTTTCCCTGGACTATATCCTGGCTAATACCCACAGCATCAGCATAGGCACCAATGACTTGTTTTCCCTAAGCTTTGCTGCCAGCAGGTTTAACCAAACCGGCACCAATGAACAAAACTTCTTATATCAGCCCACCCTGAAGATGCTCCGGTTCATTATAGAAGAGGCCAAGAAATATAAAAAACAGGTTACCGTATGCGGGGAAGCTGCCTCGCATCCCTACTATATTCCCTTGCTGATAGGAATGGGGATAAGCGGTTTAAGCGTGGGCTTGAGGAATTATTTTAAAGTGAAGGATATGCTCAAATTGCTGGATATAAAAAAATGCGCCCAACTGGCCAGGGAAACTGCCGCCCTGGAAACCAAGCCGCAGATAGAAAAACTGATAAAATCCTACCTGCCTGAAAGCGGATTTAACCAGACTTGA
- the ribA gene encoding GTP cyclohydrolase II, translating into MDSCNQKQDFSKIEQAIPDIKKGKVLIIVDDCSEKNEGVFFVAAEKASPKSINFMMTHGKSLICLATPAERLKQLNIPMMVSDSPGTAMAAFAVSIDLKHKQGSGVSAADRAATIKAFTEAGARSQDFVMPGHIFPLRAQPGGVLARAGHTESAVDLSRLSGLYPAGVICEVINQEGEVALLLDLVAIAREFGLKIVTIEELIRYRKRKEKLVEKVSEIILPTKWGDFKALTYKSTLDNETHIALVKGEVRGKPNVLVRVHSQCLTGDTFGSKRCDCGQQLDSAFNQINQKGEGVLLYMAQEGRGIGLCNKMKAYELQDKGLDTVEANLQLGFDADLRDYGLGAQILADLGLSTLHLMTNNPRKVVGLEGYGLKITKRIPIQITPNLNNQRYLATKKTKLNHLLD; encoded by the coding sequence ATGGATTCATGTAATCAAAAACAAGATTTTTCAAAAATTGAACAGGCCATCCCTGATATAAAGAAGGGCAAAGTACTGATTATAGTGGATGACTGCTCGGAAAAAAACGAAGGAGTATTTTTCGTAGCAGCAGAAAAAGCCAGCCCTAAATCTATTAACTTTATGATGACCCATGGCAAAAGCCTTATCTGCCTGGCCACTCCAGCAGAAAGGCTGAAACAGCTAAACATACCCATGATGGTAAGTGACTCCCCCGGCACTGCAATGGCTGCTTTTGCCGTATCCATTGATCTTAAGCACAAGCAGGGTAGCGGGGTATCAGCTGCAGACAGGGCTGCCACCATTAAGGCTTTTACTGAAGCCGGTGCCCGTTCACAGGACTTTGTTATGCCCGGCCATATATTTCCCCTCAGGGCCCAGCCGGGAGGAGTCCTGGCCAGGGCAGGCCATACTGAATCTGCGGTGGACCTTAGCCGGTTAAGCGGACTTTATCCTGCCGGAGTTATCTGCGAAGTTATAAACCAGGAGGGGGAAGTAGCCCTGCTTTTAGACCTGGTGGCTATTGCCCGGGAATTCGGCCTTAAAATAGTTACTATTGAAGAACTGATTAGATACAGGAAAAGAAAAGAAAAACTGGTTGAAAAGGTTTCAGAAATAATACTGCCCACCAAATGGGGGGACTTTAAGGCCCTTACCTACAAATCAACCCTGGACAATGAAACCCATATTGCCCTGGTAAAAGGGGAGGTAAGGGGAAAACCTAATGTACTGGTAAGGGTACATTCCCAGTGCCTGACCGGGGATACATTCGGATCCAAGCGTTGCGACTGCGGCCAGCAGCTGGACAGCGCTTTTAACCAGATTAACCAGAAAGGGGAAGGGGTGCTGCTATATATGGCCCAGGAAGGCAGGGGCATAGGACTATGCAATAAGATGAAAGCATACGAGCTTCAGGATAAGGGTTTGGATACCGTGGAGGCTAATTTGCAGCTGGGATTTGATGCAGACTTAAGAGACTACGGTTTAGGGGCCCAGATTTTGGCTGATTTAGGTTTATCCACCCTGCATCTTATGACCAATAATCCCAGAAAAGTGGTGGGATTGGAAGGTTACGGCTTGAAAATTACCAAAAGAATCCCCATACAGATAACTCCCAACCTCAATAACCAGCGCTACCTTGCTACCAAAAAAACAAAGTTAAACCATTTATTAGACTAG
- the rpe gene encoding ribulose-phosphate 3-epimerase, with product MDNLKISFSILNCDFFNLSKSLNQAQQAGVDMLHLDVMDGHFVPNLSIGPYVIRSLKEKCSLFFDVHLMVDNPDCLLDSFIESGADLITVHAEVCPHLQHTLARINKAGIKAGVALNPSTPIYCLEHVMDQLDLILVMTVNPGFGGQQFIPAMEDKIAKVSGLVENYQLQQDKKKRIEIQVDGGIGLDTASRAVYAGATVLVMGTSLCNAPDMAVYLKQLRENIKSG from the coding sequence ATGGATAATCTAAAAATTTCCTTTTCCATACTTAACTGTGATTTTTTTAACCTGTCTAAATCTTTAAACCAGGCTCAGCAGGCCGGAGTCGACATGCTCCATTTGGATGTTATGGACGGCCACTTTGTACCCAATCTTTCTATTGGCCCTTATGTGATAAGAAGCCTAAAGGAAAAATGCAGCTTGTTTTTTGATGTACACCTGATGGTGGATAATCCTGACTGCCTGCTTGATTCCTTTATAGAGAGCGGGGCCGATCTTATTACGGTTCATGCGGAAGTATGTCCCCATTTGCAGCATACCCTGGCCCGTATAAATAAGGCCGGCATAAAAGCAGGGGTGGCCTTAAATCCCTCTACTCCCATTTATTGCCTGGAACATGTAATGGACCAGTTGGACCTGATTTTAGTGATGACAGTCAATCCCGGGTTTGGGGGACAGCAGTTTATTCCCGCTATGGAGGATAAAATTGCCAAAGTGTCAGGCTTGGTAGAAAATTACCAGCTCCAGCAGGATAAAAAGAAGCGGATAGAAATACAGGTAGATGGAGGCATTGGCCTGGACACAGCTTCCAGGGCGGTTTATGCCGGGGCCACGGTATTGGTTATGGGCACTTCTTTATGTAATGCACCGGATATGGCGGTTTACCTAAAACAGTTAAGGGAAAATATCAAGTCTGGTTAA
- a CDS encoding corrinoid protein — MAQYQDLADAIIAGDNVKSKELTQKLVENGVEATDILNEGLVPGMNVVGKRFKANEMYIPEVLIAARAMHAAMDIIKPLLTESGAPSRGSVLIGTVQGDLHDIGKNLVGMMLEGGGFTVIDAGVDVAPEKFVEEVKKNGVKVVGLSALLTTTMPVMKDIIQALSADDDTKGVKVMVGGAPLTQEYADSIGAAGYAPDASSAVDLAEKLVAG; from the coding sequence ATGGCACAGTATCAAGACTTGGCCGACGCAATCATCGCAGGCGACAATGTCAAGAGCAAAGAGCTTACCCAAAAACTAGTAGAAAATGGTGTGGAAGCTACTGATATTCTAAACGAAGGTTTGGTTCCGGGAATGAATGTAGTAGGCAAGAGATTTAAGGCTAATGAGATGTATATACCTGAAGTATTGATTGCTGCCAGAGCCATGCATGCTGCCATGGATATAATTAAGCCTCTATTAACCGAATCGGGCGCCCCCTCCAGAGGATCGGTACTGATTGGTACTGTACAGGGAGACCTCCATGATATTGGAAAAAACCTGGTAGGAATGATGCTGGAAGGAGGAGGCTTTACGGTAATAGATGCTGGTGTGGATGTTGCACCGGAAAAGTTTGTAGAAGAAGTTAAGAAAAATGGAGTAAAGGTAGTAGGGCTTTCTGCTCTCTTAACTACTACTATGCCGGTAATGAAAGATATTATCCAGGCCCTTTCTGCTGATGACGATACTAAAGGGGTAAAAGTAATGGTAGGGGGAGCGCCTCTTACCCAGGAATATGCAGATTCCATCGGTGCTGCCGGTTATGCGCCTGATGCCTCCAGTGCAGTAGATCTGGCTGAAAAACTGGTAGCTGGTTAA
- a CDS encoding transcriptional regulator produces the protein MQLYSDSGSTEAFDKARFLSLLGDLKSLFTREENRLLSFDSFSRKLNLKNQRYLGIKAVPTRAIVGSVDRYLDFDRRFLPRKAHLETRWSNIYKAYSRFENLPLVKLYKVGELYFVVDGNHRVSVAKNIGTEFIDAEVIEFLTKFPVTRQMDPKDLFILTERENFLQLTGLVESRPQIKIRLTIPGKYEVLLDQIGQFREAFNLKQNSKLDFKQAAALWYDQVYEPALEKIEESHIVDRFGQRTKSDLLVWIYEHQQHLRKKYGQDIQWSQAMDHLSGKYGNNLWGKARAFWIKLFSKRPAGDNGNGQ, from the coding sequence ATGCAATTGTATTCGGATAGTGGTTCCACTGAAGCTTTCGATAAGGCCAGGTTTCTATCCCTGCTGGGAGACCTAAAATCTCTGTTTACCAGGGAAGAAAACCGCCTGCTTTCTTTTGACAGTTTCAGCCGGAAACTCAATTTAAAAAACCAGAGGTACCTGGGTATTAAAGCAGTCCCTACCCGGGCTATTGTAGGCAGTGTAGACCGTTACCTGGATTTTGACCGCCGTTTTTTACCCCGGAAGGCCCATTTGGAAACCAGGTGGAGCAACATCTATAAGGCTTATTCACGGTTTGAGAATTTACCTTTGGTAAAGCTATATAAGGTGGGCGAACTTTATTTTGTAGTAGATGGAAACCACCGGGTAAGCGTAGCCAAAAATATAGGAACCGAATTTATAGATGCAGAAGTAATAGAATTTTTAACCAAGTTTCCAGTTACCCGGCAGATGGATCCCAAAGACCTGTTTATTCTCACTGAAAGAGAGAACTTTCTACAGTTAACCGGCCTTGTTGAGAGCAGGCCCCAGATAAAAATAAGGTTAACCATACCTGGAAAATATGAGGTTCTTTTAGACCAGATTGGCCAGTTCAGGGAAGCTTTTAATCTTAAACAGAACAGCAAACTGGATTTTAAGCAGGCTGCTGCCCTGTGGTATGACCAAGTCTATGAGCCGGCATTGGAAAAAATTGAAGAATCCCATATTGTAGACCGGTTTGGCCAAAGGACTAAATCAGATCTTTTGGTATGGATATATGAGCACCAGCAGCATCTTAGAAAAAAGTATGGCCAGGATATACAATGGTCTCAGGCCATGGATCACCTTTCAGGCAAATATGGTAATAACTTATGGGGAAAAGCCCGGGCTTTCTGGATTAAGCTTTTCAGTAAGCGTCCCGCTGGGGATAACGGTAATGGCCAGTAA
- a CDS encoding 3D domain-containing protein, producing MHKHYILKIKTAALLALTAVIAGAIPLCLPSDLEAITLNELGERMSQLSSEEEALLEQIVASETQVQVNQEQLQALNQDLENFEIQLEDLYQKRKELKESLKLRQELLMERMVYTYKYGNDDVTKFILSAKSLNEVINNLYLFKNIMERDAELIQEYRYEREEFDRVSRKSEEKKIEVEQTRQRVLEEQQQLEQSIAHNQALLEQVKGERSEVATLLSEIKRRIAQVQPPGLNLVGEWDMVATAYYSGGGGPNGNGITAIGLRVKHGIVAVDPKVIPLGTRLYIPGYGEALAADTGGWVKGDRIDLGFESLEECYRFGRRKIKVYLVEN from the coding sequence ATGCATAAGCATTATATACTAAAAATTAAAACGGCTGCGTTGCTGGCCCTAACTGCAGTTATTGCGGGGGCCATCCCCTTATGCCTGCCATCTGATTTGGAAGCCATTACTTTAAATGAGCTGGGGGAAAGGATGTCCCAGCTAAGCTCAGAGGAGGAAGCCCTGCTGGAACAGATAGTAGCTTCTGAAACACAGGTTCAGGTAAACCAGGAGCAGCTTCAGGCCTTAAACCAGGATTTGGAAAATTTTGAGATACAGCTGGAGGACCTTTATCAGAAAAGAAAAGAGCTCAAGGAAAGCCTAAAGCTCAGGCAGGAACTGCTGATGGAAAGAATGGTGTATACCTATAAGTACGGCAATGATGATGTAACCAAATTTATTTTATCGGCCAAGAGCTTAAACGAAGTTATAAATAACCTATATTTATTTAAAAATATTATGGAAAGGGATGCAGAACTGATTCAGGAATACCGTTATGAAAGGGAAGAGTTTGACCGGGTATCAAGGAAGTCCGAGGAAAAAAAGATAGAGGTAGAACAAACCAGGCAAAGGGTTTTAGAAGAACAGCAGCAGCTGGAGCAAAGCATTGCCCATAACCAGGCTCTTCTGGAACAAGTAAAGGGGGAAAGGTCTGAAGTGGCTACCTTGCTTTCCGAGATTAAAAGAAGGATAGCCCAGGTCCAGCCACCCGGTTTAAACCTGGTAGGAGAATGGGATATGGTAGCTACCGCTTATTATTCTGGAGGCGGAGGGCCCAATGGAAATGGAATAACCGCTATCGGGCTAAGGGTAAAACATGGCATAGTGGCTGTAGATCCCAAAGTGATACCTTTAGGCACCAGGCTGTATATACCAGGATATGGAGAAGCCCTGGCAGCAGATACAGGAGGCTGGGTTAAAGGTGACAGGATAGATTTAGGTTTTGAATCTTTGGAAGAATGTTACCGGTTCGGAAGAAGAAAAATAAAGGTATACCTGGTAGAAAATTAA
- the ribE gene encoding 6,7-dimethyl-8-ribityllumazine synthase, with translation MKKIEGNLDAGKLKVAIIASRFNEFITSKLLDGAVDCLIRHNCPDGNIDLIWVPGAFEMPSAAKLVAASGKYQAVICLGAVIKGGTSHNQYIANETVKGIAKISLDYDLPIAFGVITPDTLEQAIERAGTRMGNKGWEAALSAIEMANLMPKLK, from the coding sequence ATGAAAAAAATAGAAGGAAACCTGGATGCAGGAAAATTAAAAGTGGCTATTATTGCCAGCCGTTTTAATGAATTTATAACTTCAAAGCTTCTGGATGGGGCTGTTGACTGCCTGATCCGCCATAACTGTCCTGATGGCAATATTGATCTAATATGGGTACCGGGGGCCTTTGAGATGCCTTCAGCTGCTAAACTGGTAGCCGCTTCCGGCAAATACCAGGCTGTCATATGCCTGGGTGCCGTAATAAAGGGAGGCACTTCCCATAACCAGTATATTGCTAATGAGACAGTTAAAGGAATTGCCAAAATAAGCCTTGATTATGATTTGCCCATAGCTTTTGGGGTAATAACCCCTGATACCCTGGAACAAGCTATTGAAAGGGCTGGCACCAGAATGGGTAATAAAGGTTGGGAAGCTGCTCTCAGCGCCATTGAAATGGCCAATTTGATGCCTAAATTGAAATGA